The genomic segment CTGGTTTTAAAGAAGGATTATTTTCTAGAATAAAACTCAAAGAGAAGGGCTGCAGTTAAACTTGATTCTAACACGGAAGGAAACTTTTCCTTCAGACACGGCTATTTCTGATCCCAGTTGTGTACTATTAACAGAAGTCCAAAGACCAGCTCCCAGTGCACAGGGAGGTACTGGGAGAGGGGCCGGAGgacagggagaggaggaggggggtgagggagcagagggagggaagCAAGAGACGACTCTTTTGGATTTCTCATTAATTCAGTGTGGCCCtctctttcagtttttttaagccCGCCCACTGACCATTATCAGCCGGAGCCTTATATATGCTGCCTGTCGCTGTTGTTTGTGAGTACACACACTTTCCACAGCTCAAACCTACAACCCCACTGCCAGCAACATGAGGGAGTTCAAGAGCAAGGATTTCTGGAGGGCCGTCCTGGCTGAACTGGTTGGCATGaccctttttattttcctcagcTTGGCCACAGCTATTGggaacagcaacaacaaaatgcCAGACCAGGAGGTGAAGGTGGCTCTGGGCTTCGGACTGGCCATCGCCACACTTGCTCAAAGTTTAGGCCACATCAGCGGGGCCCACCTGAATCCTGCAGTCACCCTCGGGATGCTCGCCAGCTGCCAGATCAGCGTGTTCAAGGCTGTCATGTACATCATAGCCCAGATGCTAGGTTCTGCTCTGGCCAGTGGCATTATGTTTGGAGCACGTCCAGACACCAATAAATCACTTGGGCTGAATTCTGTGAGTATaccttttcatttcactttttttgacAGAACATGTGATGATCTGAGCTTTAAAACATCCTAAGAAACAAGAATCCCTGCAATGTGATGCATTCAGTATTTAAAGCCCCTTTGTGGTCTAAAGTTTACCTCAAACTTTGGGATTTACAAGGATTTAGACCCTAAGTTTggctgtgtttgctttgttctttgaacatttttgctATGGCTGAATATTGAAAAGTGATGACACATTAATTTAGCACACCACACAGCAACAGCTGAGAGaatctgcaaataaaaacatgcaatgTCAACTTTTTGAGATTTTTCCACAGCTGTTTTGGCAAGTTCTACCCCTCCCCAAACAAAGCAACACTTTTcttaaatgaaatgtaatgaGTAACATCAGCTGAGTTATatctgcagaaaagaaaattTAATAGCAGGATGATATCTGCTCTTTGGGGGGTAAACTGTACAACCCCACACGATGAGAGTAACAACAGTGGATCACAATGATCAGCCCctgtaggaaaaaaaatgaaaaacgtAATGTGTCACTTTGGACTCTCTGCCAAATTTCTGTCAGCCTTAAAGAATGGTATGCCAGCAGCAGCAAGCAGTGGAGACTAAATGGGAAGTGGTTGTTATGGGAAACCATCCATCTGACCGacacagacttacaaactgttgttgtttttgattctCGCAGCTCAATGGTGTCACTCCCGGCCAAGGTGTGGGCATCGAGCTCCTGGCAACCTTCCAGTTGGTGCTGTGTGTCATTGCAGTCACTGATAAAAGGCGGCGTGATGTCAGCGGCTCAGCACCCTTGGCCATTGGCCTCTCGGTCTGCCTTGGACACTTGGCTGCGGTAAGTTGCAACTATACCCAACGCAGTGTAATGCTTATCTCAGATTATGCACAGCACATTTGAgcaatgcaaacaaacagcagatatGTTGGAGCTCTTAGAGGGATAgaatttcatgctttttttatACTGTTTAAGGTTGAACCCACTCGCCCCTGCCAGTTTCTATTGAACCAGCAGACCATGTAGCTGAAGATATCCTCttatgttttcttctctgttgcTGATTACAGATCAGCTACACAGGCTGTGGCATCAATCCCGCTCGCTCTTTTGGTCCGGCTTTGATCCTGAGCGATTTCACAAACCACTGGGTAAGTCAGGGGAGAGGGAGgctcacatttttttctgcatgcatATCACATGTGGTgcttaaataataatttaataagcATAACTGCCAGATGACTCACTAGTTAATTCTATTGACTTTGAATTAGCTTGCCTCAAACATTGACAGACATTCTAACTGTGAAACAAAGGCCAGAGATTGATCAAAGTTATCCATTGCAGGTGTACTGGGTTGGGCCGATGTGTGGCGGAGTAGCAGCAGCCCTTATTTACGACTTCCTGCTGTCTCCAAAATTTGATGACTTCCCCGAGCGCGTAAAGGTCCTTGTCAGTGGCCCAGTCGGCGACTATGACGTCAACGGAGGCAATGACACTACAACTGTGGAAATGTCGTCAAAATAGTGACAATACAGCACCAGTCAGTTAGTTCTACTGAATATGTTTATActattgtaaaaagaaaatgcgCTTGAATATAGTTTAGTGTTTTGTGCTATTTTGAAATATACATGAGGATTGCAGTAGAGGGTCAGCAAATGTCTTTTTCTAACTCACTCCACAAAAATGTTCTTCCCTTTCTTTATCAGTATTCAAGAATGAGCCATGTTTTTGTATACTTTATCTGCctgtcactttttttctgaTGGATGAAGTATTGTATGTACCCCTAAAATGTCTCTCACTTttttaagtaaataaaacacttgtTGTTAACAAATGTCGCttgatgtgttttcttgttatttAGCCACAACATGTCAATGTTTTAATCTCCAAAGACATTGGacatttatcttttcctaaaTCATTGAAAACTCTCTCTTGAACTATAGTGTGGCAGCACTATGTATCTTTAAAAGTGATTTGTTTAAGAGACAAATatgttgagtgtgtttgttttttaacatttgctcAAGATCTTTGTTCAagatctttgtttgttgttcaaGATTTGtgccacatttaaaaacaaaaaaagttgaccaaagTGCATTAAAATCAACTTAATAAAACACTAAGGCCAATTTAAAGACGATTGGACATAAAATAGTAAGAAGTGTTTACACTAACACTAAAGAAAAGGAATTCATTGTGTTTTAGGTTTGATTTAAAACAGGCagtgtggggcgctggtggcgcagtggttagtgtgcgcgccaggttcaaatcccacctgtggctcctttcccgcacgtcataccccactctctctctccctgacttcaAACTCTATCCAGTgtccaaaaagcccaaaaataaatctttaaaaagacaataaaacaggCAGTGTGGGGGAGAAAGCTGAACATGTTGGGGCAGAGGGTTCCATTGCTTTGGAGCTGCCACTGAAAAGACTCAGTCACTCCTGAGCTTCAGCTTTTACCACGAGACCGCCAGAAGCAACTGGTCTGTATCTGAGTGTCCTTGATAAAAGATGTGCTTTTAAAAGATCTCAAGGCTAGGTTGGAGCTAGCCCATTTAATggtttaaatgttgaaaataacATCTTAAAAAGTAATCCTGGAAACACATGGTGGGCAAGTGATTAGAGGCCAGAATAGGGGAGATGTGCTCACAATACTTTTACCAGTAAAAAGGCAAGGAGCACCATTATAGCATTATGAACCAACCAAGGAGAGTAAGATTCTTGGctcaagtcaaagtcaagtGCATTACAATAGTTGAGACTGGAGGGGTGtttcaaatttaaattcaaattcaaatccaAATTCACTCAAAAAACTTAATTTGTCCCTGGGGGGCAAtttaaaggcacacagagcagtaaattaacaacagtgcaggtagacgaaGACCTAACATATAAGgtgtcaatttaaatataacttaaagcttaaacttaacttaaaatacaaaataaataaaaagagtagatataagtggacagtgattgGAACAGATGTATACAGAACTATATGTAGTAGtgaacagatgtaaacagatttTTGTGGAAGACATACATGCGTGTGGTAAGCATAGCAATGGAAAGACACATTAACTTTACAGTATAGATCAATGATCAACCCTGTATCGCTGAATATGGCATTTCCACTGGTGTCAACTTAAGTTacgagaaaaaacaaaaagcatggTCAACTCTTTGACATCTTACAAATATTAGGCACTCAGTCATTCttgcaattttcttttttttccgtACCACCTAGCTGTCTTAGCTGATTGATAGATAGCTGCCCTCGCTCATGTTTTCATCAGGGGAAGCACCAGATGGCAGCCTGCCAGGCTGATGAGAGTTCCTCCCCGGTTGTAAAGAAGAAGCGTACAGGGGATTTTTATGAATTGCCCTTTCTCTGATTCCAGGAAAAGTTTTATGTTAAGTATAAAACCCATTATGGCTCAGATTGCTTACGCTATAGACGGAGACATTTGGCCTTAGTAGG from the Labrus bergylta chromosome 4, fLabBer1.1, whole genome shotgun sequence genome contains:
- the LOC109999589 gene encoding aquaporin-1 → MREFKSKDFWRAVLAELVGMTLFIFLSLATAIGNSNNKMPDQEVKVALGFGLAIATLAQSLGHISGAHLNPAVTLGMLASCQISVFKAVMYIIAQMLGSALASGIMFGARPDTNKSLGLNSLNGVTPGQGVGIELLATFQLVLCVIAVTDKRRRDVSGSAPLAIGLSVCLGHLAAISYTGCGINPARSFGPALILSDFTNHWVYWVGPMCGGVAAALIYDFLLSPKFDDFPERVKVLVSGPVGDYDVNGGNDTTTVEMSSK